A DNA window from Synchiropus splendidus isolate RoL2022-P1 chromosome 2, RoL_Sspl_1.0, whole genome shotgun sequence contains the following coding sequences:
- the uso1 gene encoding general vesicular transport factor p115 isoform X1: MNFIRGVIGGQGAGPQPSGAETIQKLCDRVASSTLLEDRRDAVRALKSLSKKYRMEVGTQAMDHLITILQTDRSDSEILGYALDTLYNIICNDEEEEQDESEDEAAQKQADDLGAQFTEAFIQDPEHITLLLTLLEEFDFHVRWPGVKLLTALLKNQGVQVQGIILVSPMGVSRLMDLLADSREVIRNDGLLLLQQLTKGNAAIQKIVAFENAFERLLDIITEEGSSDGGIVVEDCLLLLLNLLKNNSSNQNFFKEGSYIQRMKPWFEVGDDNSGWSAQKVTNLHLMLQLVRVMVSPVNSPGATASCQKSMFQCGLLQQLCTILMATGVPADILTETINTVSEVIRGSQINQDYFASVNAPSNPPRPAIVVLLMSMVNDRQPFVLRCAVLYCFQCFLYKNQKGQGEIVATLLPSTIDANSISAGQLLCGGLFSPDSLSNWCAAVALAHALQDNLTQKEQLLRVQLATSLGKPPVSLLQQCTNILSQGDKITRRGSKVQTRVGLLILLCTWINNCPIAVTHFLHNQENVPFLTAQISENLGEDERLVQGLCALLLGICIYYNDNSLENYTKEKLKQLIEKRIGKENFVEKLGFITKHELYSRAAQKPQPVFPSPEQMLFDHEFTKLVKELEGVITKAVHKSSEEEKKEEEVKKTLEQHDNIVTQYKELIREQDAQIQELKEQVTSMTSQNEKLQTTITQQLSQIQQHKDQYNILKLKLGKESQSQSHVSDQADGSQVNGMQIEELTQLREELDELRQQHTLLQTQLSDKDTLINTLRSDAPDTTERPASDNSELIQELEALRSQVQSQSAEIGQLKSENQDLLRKAETLPSAAHSDTDGSSDSTKMTELESRLGSQTAESERLKEEVRSLSDSRKELEQQLASVNSTVAILQTEKSKLQTEVQESKKEQDDLLMLLADQDQKIQSLKLKLKDLGQAVEDDDDLDTRDPTDEDDDDD; this comes from the exons ATGAACTTCATCAGAGGTGTAATAGGTGGGCAGGGAGCCGGGCCGCAGCCGTCCGGAGCAGAGACG ATCCAGAAGTTGTGTGACAGGGTCGCCTCCTCAACTCTTCTGGAAGACCGCCGAGATGCTGTCAGGGCTCTCAAGTCCCTTTCAAAG AAATATCGTATGGAGGTTGGAACACAAGCGATGGATCACCTGATCACCATATTACAAACTGACAG ATCAGACTCGGAAATTCTTGGATATGCTTTGGATACGCTGTACAACATCATCTgcaatgatgaagaggaagaacaaG ATGAATCAGAAG ATGAAGCAGCACAGAAGCAGGCAGACGATCTCGGCGCTCAATTTACTGAGGCATTCATACAAGACCCGGAGCACATTACCCTGCTGCTCACATTGTTGGAG GAATTTGACTTTCACGTGCGTTGGCCTGGAGTGAAGCTGTTGACCGCTCTTCTGAAAAACCAGGGTGTCCAAGTGCAGGGCATAATTCTAGTCAGCCCCATGG GTGTTTCTAGATTAATGGATCTTTTGGCAGATTCTAGGGAAGTTATTCGCAACGAT GGCTTGTTGCTGCTTCAGCAGTTAACAAAAGGAAATGCTGCCATTCAGAAAATCGTGGcgtttgaaaatgcatttgaacGACTTCTAGATATCATCACAGAGGAGGGAAGCAGCGACGGCG GTATCGTCGTGGAGGACTGTTTGTTGTTACTCCTGAACTTACTAAAGAACAACAGTTCCAATCAGAACTTTTTCAAGGAGGGCTCCTACATTCAAAGAATGAAGCCCTGGTTTGAAGTGGGTGACGACAATTCCGGCTGGTCAGCGCAGAAAGTCACAAACCTTCATTTAATGTTGCAA TTGGTACGAGTCATGGTGTCCCCAGTGAATTCTCCTGGAGCCACAGCCAGCTGTCAGAAGTCCATGTTCCAGTGTGGCCTGCTGCAACAGCTGTGCACCATCCTGATGGCCACCGGTGTTCCAGCTGATATCCTGACAGAG accaTTAACACTGTGTCAGAAGTTATCCGCGGATCACAAATAAACCAGGATTACTTTGCATCGGTCAATGCCCCATCAAACCCTCCTAG ACCAGCTATAGTTGTTCTGCTCATGTCAATGGTGAATGACAGACAGCCGTTCGTGCTCCGCTGCGCAGTCCTCTACTGCTTCCAGTGCTTTCTGTACAAGAACCAGAAAGGACAAGGGGAAATAGTGGCCACACTGCTTCCTTCTACGATTGATG CCAACTCCATCTCTGCCGGCCAGCTTCTGTGTGGAGGTCTCTTCTCACCTGACTCTCTGTCCAACTGGTGCGCTGCTGTGGCCTTGGCACATGCCCTGCAAGACAATCTCACCCAAAAAGAACAACTATTGCGCGTCCAGCTGGCCACAAGCCTTGGGAAGCCTCCAGTGTCTTTGCTTCAGCAGTGCACCAACATCCTTTCACAG GGTGATAAGATCACACGACGG GGCAGCAAAGTTCAGACTCGAGTGGGCCTGCTCATCCTGCTGTGCACGTGGATCAACAACTGTCCCATTGCTGTCACGCATTTTCTACACAACCAAGAAAATGTCCCTTTT CTAACAGCACAAATATCCGAGAATCTTGGTGAGGACGAGAGGCTTGTGCAGGGCCTGTGTGCCTTACTGCTGGGCATCTGCATATACTACAATGACAACTCACTAGAAAACTACACCAA AGAGAAGCTGAAGCAGCTCATTGAGAAGCGGATCGGGAAGGAGAATTTTGTCGAGAAGCTCGGTTTCATCACCAAGCATGAGCTGTACTCGCGAGCCGCTCAAAAGCCACAGCCGGTGTTTCCATCTCCAGAGCAAATGCTGTTTGATCATGAATTCACCAAGCTGGTCAAAGAACTGGAAG GTGTGATAACCAAGGCAGTACACAAGTccagcgaggaggagaagaaggaggaggaagtgaagaaaacaTTGGAGCAACATGACAACATTGTAACCCAATACAAAGAGCTGATCCGGGAACAG GATGCTCAAATCCAGGAGCTGAAAGAGCAGGTGACGTCAATGACGTCTCAGAATGAAAAGCTGCAGACAACGATTACACAGCAGCTGTCCCAAATCCAGCAGCACAAAGACCAGTACAATATCCTCAAACTGAAACTTG GAAAAGAGAGCCAGAGCCAGAGCCATGTCAGTGACCAGGCTGATGGTTCTCAGGTGAACGGGATGCAGATAGAAGAGCTCACACAACTTCGAGAGGAGCTGGATGAGCTACGCCAACAACACACACTACTCCAGACACAGCTCAGCGACAAAGACACACTCATTAACACGCTG AGGTCTGATGCTCCAGACACAACAGAAAGACCAGCTTCAGACAACTCCGAGTTGATTCAG GAGCTGGAGGCCCTGAGAAGTCAGGTTCAGTCGCAGTCGGCTGAAATCGGGCAGCTGAAGTCAGAAAACCAGGATCTGCTGAGAAAAGCTGAAACACTG CCTTCTGCTGCTCACTCCGACACAGACGGCTCATCAGACAGCACCAAGATGACAGAACTTGAAAGCAGGCTGGGATCCCAGACTGCAGAATCAGAAAGACTAAAG GAAGAGGTGAGAAGCTTGTCAGACAGCCGGAAGgaactggagcagcagctggctTCAGTGAACAGCACGGTGGCCATCCTGCAGACAGAGAAATCAAAGCTCCAAACGGAAGTTCAAGAGTCCAAGAAGGAGCAGGACGACCTACTGATGCTGCTGGCTGACCAGGACCAGAAGATCCAGAGCCTCAAACTGAAGCTCAAAGACCTGGGCCAAGCG GTGGAAGATGACGACGACCTGGACACCAGGGACCcaacagatgaagatgatgatgatgattag
- the uso1 gene encoding general vesicular transport factor p115 isoform X4 gives MNFIRGVIGGQGAGPQPSGAETIQKLCDRVASSTLLEDRRDAVRALKSLSKKYRMEVGTQAMDHLITILQTDRSDSEILGYALDTLYNIICNDEEEEQDESEDEAAQKQADDLGAQFTEAFIQDPEHITLLLTLLEEFDFHVRWPGVKLLTALLKNQGVQVQGIILVSPMGVSRLMDLLADSREVIRNDGLLLLQQLTKGNAAIQKIVAFENAFERLLDIITEEGSSDGGIVVEDCLLLLLNLLKNNSSNQNFFKEGSYIQRMKPWFEVGDDNSGWSAQKVTNLHLMLQLVRVMVSPVNSPGATASCQKSMFQCGLLQQLCTILMATGVPADILTETINTVSEVIRGSQINQDYFASVNAPSNPPRPAIVVLLMSMVNDRQPFVLRCAVLYCFQCFLYKNQKGQGEIVATLLPSTIDANSISAGQLLCGGLFSPDSLSNWCAAVALAHALQDNLTQKEQLLRVQLATSLGKPPVSLLQQCTNILSQGDKITRRGSKVQTRVGLLILLCTWINNCPIAVTHFLHNQENVPFLTAQISENLGEDERLVQGLCALLLGICIYYNDNSLENYTKEKLKQLIEKRIGKENFVEKLGFITKHELYSRAAQKPQPVFPSPEQMLFDHEFTKLVKELEGVITKAVHKSSEEEKKEEEVKKTLEQHDNIVTQYKELIREQDAQIQELKEQVTSMTSQNEKLQTTITQQLSQIQQHKDQYNILKLKLGKESQSQSHVSDQADGSQVNGMQIEELTQLREELDELRQQHTLLQTQLSDKDTLINTLRSDAPDTTERPASDNSELIQELEALRSQVQSQSAEIGQLKSENQDLLRKAETLPSAAHSDTDGSSDSTKMTELESRLGSQTAESERLKEEVRSLSDSRKELEQQLASVNSTVAILQTEKSKLQTEVQESKKEQDDLLMLLADQDQKIQSLKLKLKDLGQALDCGSVVPGGR, from the exons ATGAACTTCATCAGAGGTGTAATAGGTGGGCAGGGAGCCGGGCCGCAGCCGTCCGGAGCAGAGACG ATCCAGAAGTTGTGTGACAGGGTCGCCTCCTCAACTCTTCTGGAAGACCGCCGAGATGCTGTCAGGGCTCTCAAGTCCCTTTCAAAG AAATATCGTATGGAGGTTGGAACACAAGCGATGGATCACCTGATCACCATATTACAAACTGACAG ATCAGACTCGGAAATTCTTGGATATGCTTTGGATACGCTGTACAACATCATCTgcaatgatgaagaggaagaacaaG ATGAATCAGAAG ATGAAGCAGCACAGAAGCAGGCAGACGATCTCGGCGCTCAATTTACTGAGGCATTCATACAAGACCCGGAGCACATTACCCTGCTGCTCACATTGTTGGAG GAATTTGACTTTCACGTGCGTTGGCCTGGAGTGAAGCTGTTGACCGCTCTTCTGAAAAACCAGGGTGTCCAAGTGCAGGGCATAATTCTAGTCAGCCCCATGG GTGTTTCTAGATTAATGGATCTTTTGGCAGATTCTAGGGAAGTTATTCGCAACGAT GGCTTGTTGCTGCTTCAGCAGTTAACAAAAGGAAATGCTGCCATTCAGAAAATCGTGGcgtttgaaaatgcatttgaacGACTTCTAGATATCATCACAGAGGAGGGAAGCAGCGACGGCG GTATCGTCGTGGAGGACTGTTTGTTGTTACTCCTGAACTTACTAAAGAACAACAGTTCCAATCAGAACTTTTTCAAGGAGGGCTCCTACATTCAAAGAATGAAGCCCTGGTTTGAAGTGGGTGACGACAATTCCGGCTGGTCAGCGCAGAAAGTCACAAACCTTCATTTAATGTTGCAA TTGGTACGAGTCATGGTGTCCCCAGTGAATTCTCCTGGAGCCACAGCCAGCTGTCAGAAGTCCATGTTCCAGTGTGGCCTGCTGCAACAGCTGTGCACCATCCTGATGGCCACCGGTGTTCCAGCTGATATCCTGACAGAG accaTTAACACTGTGTCAGAAGTTATCCGCGGATCACAAATAAACCAGGATTACTTTGCATCGGTCAATGCCCCATCAAACCCTCCTAG ACCAGCTATAGTTGTTCTGCTCATGTCAATGGTGAATGACAGACAGCCGTTCGTGCTCCGCTGCGCAGTCCTCTACTGCTTCCAGTGCTTTCTGTACAAGAACCAGAAAGGACAAGGGGAAATAGTGGCCACACTGCTTCCTTCTACGATTGATG CCAACTCCATCTCTGCCGGCCAGCTTCTGTGTGGAGGTCTCTTCTCACCTGACTCTCTGTCCAACTGGTGCGCTGCTGTGGCCTTGGCACATGCCCTGCAAGACAATCTCACCCAAAAAGAACAACTATTGCGCGTCCAGCTGGCCACAAGCCTTGGGAAGCCTCCAGTGTCTTTGCTTCAGCAGTGCACCAACATCCTTTCACAG GGTGATAAGATCACACGACGG GGCAGCAAAGTTCAGACTCGAGTGGGCCTGCTCATCCTGCTGTGCACGTGGATCAACAACTGTCCCATTGCTGTCACGCATTTTCTACACAACCAAGAAAATGTCCCTTTT CTAACAGCACAAATATCCGAGAATCTTGGTGAGGACGAGAGGCTTGTGCAGGGCCTGTGTGCCTTACTGCTGGGCATCTGCATATACTACAATGACAACTCACTAGAAAACTACACCAA AGAGAAGCTGAAGCAGCTCATTGAGAAGCGGATCGGGAAGGAGAATTTTGTCGAGAAGCTCGGTTTCATCACCAAGCATGAGCTGTACTCGCGAGCCGCTCAAAAGCCACAGCCGGTGTTTCCATCTCCAGAGCAAATGCTGTTTGATCATGAATTCACCAAGCTGGTCAAAGAACTGGAAG GTGTGATAACCAAGGCAGTACACAAGTccagcgaggaggagaagaaggaggaggaagtgaagaaaacaTTGGAGCAACATGACAACATTGTAACCCAATACAAAGAGCTGATCCGGGAACAG GATGCTCAAATCCAGGAGCTGAAAGAGCAGGTGACGTCAATGACGTCTCAGAATGAAAAGCTGCAGACAACGATTACACAGCAGCTGTCCCAAATCCAGCAGCACAAAGACCAGTACAATATCCTCAAACTGAAACTTG GAAAAGAGAGCCAGAGCCAGAGCCATGTCAGTGACCAGGCTGATGGTTCTCAGGTGAACGGGATGCAGATAGAAGAGCTCACACAACTTCGAGAGGAGCTGGATGAGCTACGCCAACAACACACACTACTCCAGACACAGCTCAGCGACAAAGACACACTCATTAACACGCTG AGGTCTGATGCTCCAGACACAACAGAAAGACCAGCTTCAGACAACTCCGAGTTGATTCAG GAGCTGGAGGCCCTGAGAAGTCAGGTTCAGTCGCAGTCGGCTGAAATCGGGCAGCTGAAGTCAGAAAACCAGGATCTGCTGAGAAAAGCTGAAACACTG CCTTCTGCTGCTCACTCCGACACAGACGGCTCATCAGACAGCACCAAGATGACAGAACTTGAAAGCAGGCTGGGATCCCAGACTGCAGAATCAGAAAGACTAAAG GAAGAGGTGAGAAGCTTGTCAGACAGCCGGAAGgaactggagcagcagctggctTCAGTGAACAGCACGGTGGCCATCCTGCAGACAGAGAAATCAAAGCTCCAAACGGAAGTTCAAGAGTCCAAGAAGGAGCAGGACGACCTACTGATGCTGCTGGCTGACCAGGACCAGAAGATCCAGAGCCTCAAACTGAAGCTCAAAGACCTGGGCCAAGCG TTAGACTGTGGCTCTGTTGTTCCAGGTGGAAGATGA